One genomic window of Ziziphus jujuba cultivar Dongzao chromosome 4, ASM3175591v1 includes the following:
- the LOC107416894 gene encoding G-type lectin S-receptor-like serine/threonine-protein kinase At4g03230: MVSKRKKIGRIIIISWSVNDMSHIFFLYTFLLCTSFLCCSAKDSITSYSFLSDDSRGTTLVSSGQRFELGFFTPNGSPDNRRYVGIWYYGLSPRIVVWVANRDSPLSDTGGVFTIADDGNLKVLDKNGETYWSTRIERSSSMNRIAMILDTGNLALTYEEQQNNSVTILWQSFENPTDTFLPGMKLDENLVLTSWKSYDDPAVGNFSFQQDQERMNQVILLKRSVKYWRSGISGKFIGLNEMPSAILYLLSNFTSTVVRNNSVPYLTSSLYIHTRLVMSFSGQIQYFLLDTQKVWSLIWAVPRDKCSVFNACGNFGSCNSKNDLICKCLPGFKPTSPENWNTGDYSAGCARKSITCGNTAKGDTFLNLKMMKVGDPDSQFNAKNEMECKIECLNNCQCQAYLYEEADMTRRGGTGSSTCWIWSEDLDNLQEEYDSGQNLHVRVAVSDIESTARSCETCGTNLIPYPLSTGPKCGDPLYYSFRCNSSSDQVSFETPSGAYQVVSINPDTQKFVIQTKEADNCKNSLRGKTLLLNQALPFHLTGRCNADLANSSSEISFKNGDIVEISWDPPLEPPCSSSADCQDWPNSTCSATQKGKNRCICNINFRWDNLKLKCTAGDDYSKETGGRGKMTLALIIGITFPSIILLIILSSTIFYICLRRRKVVKRQDSGGSMQKNAVLHLYDCERRVKSLIESGRFKEDDAKGIDVPFFDLESILAATAYFSNANKLGQGGFGPVYKGSLPGGQEIAVKRLSSGSGQGHEEFKNEVLLIAKLQHRNLVRLLGYCVEGEEKMLIYEYMANRSLDSFIFDRRLCMILDWDMRFNIILGISRGLLYLHQDSRLRIIHRDLKTSNILLDEKMNPKISDFGLARIFGGNETAENTKRVVGTYGYMSPEYALDGLFSVKSDVFSFGVVVIEIISGKRNTGFYQPEQALSLLGYTWHLWKEDRALDLIEETLSESCKKEEYLRCITVGLLCVQEDPSDRPTMSHVVFMLGSETATLPTPKQPAFVVRRCPSSKASSSSKPETCSNNELTVTLEDGR, from the exons ATGGTAAGCAAAAGAAAGAAGATTGGAAGAATAATCATCATTAGTTGGTCGGTAAATGACATGTCGCATATCTTCTTTTTGTACACATTCTTGTTATGCACTTCTTTTCTATGTTGCTCAGCTAAAGACAGCATCACATCATACAGTTTCCTTAGTGATGATTCAAGGGGGACTACTCTGGTTTCATCGGGACAAAGAtttgaattaggattttttACTCCTAATGGAAGCCCCGATAATAGAAGATATGTTGGAATATGGTACTATGGGTTAAGTCCTCGGATAGTTGTTTGGGTTGCCAACCGAGATAGCCCTCTTTCAGATACTGGTGGTGTTTTTACCATCGCAGACGATGGTAATCTCAAGGTATTAGATAAAAATGGGGAAACTTACTGGTCCACTAGGATTGAAAGATCATCATCAATGAACAGGATAGCAATGATACTGGATACTGGGAATCTTGCACTGACCTATGAAGAGCAGCAGAACAACTCTGTTACAATTCTCTGGCAGAGTTTTGAAAATCCAACTGATACCTTTCTTCCGGGAATGAAGTTGGATGAAAATTTAGTATTGACTTCATGGAAAAGTTATGATGATCCAGCAGTAGGGAACTTTTCATTTCAGCAAGATCAAGAAAGAATGAACCAAGTCATCTTATTGAAGAGATCTGTTAAGTACTGGAGGAGTGGAATCTCAGGTAAATTCATTGGTCTCAATGAGATGCCTTCTGCAATACTTTACTTGCTATCAAATTTCACCTCTACGGTAGTCCGTAATAACTCTGTTCCATATCTCACATCATCATTATACATTCATACAAGACTTGTAATGAGTTTTTCTGGCCAAATTCAGTATTTTTTGTTGGATACTCAGAAGGTTTGGTCATTGATCTGGGCAGTTCCCAGAGATAAGTGCAGTGTGTTTAATGCTTGTGGAAATTTTGGTAGCTGTAATAGTAAAAATGACCTGATCTGCAAGTGTTTGCCTGGTTTCAAGCCAACCTCACCAGAAAATTGGAATACTGGAGATTATTCAGCTGGATGTGCGAGGAAGTCAATTACATGTGGCAATACTGCTAAGGGTGACACATTCTTGAACCTAAAGATGATGAAAGTTGGAGACCCTGACTCTCAATTTAATGCAAAGAATGAAATGGAGTGCAAAATTGAATGCCTTAACAACTGTCAGTGCCAAGCTTATTTATATGAAGAAGCTGACATGACACGACGGGGTGGAACTGGTAGCTCTACATGTTGGATATGGTCAGAGGATCTTGACAATCTTCAGGAGGAGTATGACAGCGGCCAGAATCTCCATGTACGTGTAGCAGTTTCAGACATTG AATCAACAGCAAGGAGCTGTGAAACATGTGGCACAAACCTGATCCCTTATCCCCTTAGCACTGGACCAAAATGTGGTGATCCCTTGTATTACAGTTTTCGCTGCAACAGCTCCAGTGACCAGGTTAGCTTTGAGACACCCAGTGGCGCATATCAAGTTGTAAGCATCAATCCAGACACACAGAAATTTGTCATCCAAACCAAAGAAGCAGATAATTGTAAAAATAGTTTAAGAGGCAAAACTCTGCTGCTCAACCAAGCATTACCATTTCATTTGACCGGAAGGTGTAATGCTGATCTAGCCAATTCTAGTTCtgaaatatcatttaaaaatggagacaTAGTAGAAATTTCATGGGATCCACCATTGGAGCCACCTTGTTCTTCCTCTGCTGACTGCCAGGATTGGCCTAATTCAACTTGCAGTGCAACTCAAAAAGGAAAGAACAGGTGCATCTGCAACATAAATTTTCGATGGGATAACTTGAAATTGAAATGTACTGCAG GTGATGATTACAGTAAGGAAACTGGTGGGAGAGGAAAAATGACCTTGGCTCTGATCATTGGGATAACTTTTCCAAGTATAATTTTGCTAATTATTCTCTCAAGCACTATTTTTTATATCTGTTTACGGAGAAGAAAGGTTGTCAAGAGACAAG aTAGCGGGGGAAGTATGCAAAAGAATGCAGTTCTTCACTTATATGACTGTGAGAGACGTGTTAAAAGCTTGATTGAATCAGGAAGGTTTAAAGAGGATGATGCAAAAGGCATAGATGTACCTTTCTTTGATTTGGAAAGCATACTTGCTGCTACAGCTTACTTTTCCAACGCAAACAAGCTTGGACAAGGGGGGTTTGGACCTGTATACAAG GGTAGCCTTCCAGGAGGACAAGAAATTGCTGTAAAGAGGCTCTCAAGTGGTTCCGGACAAGGCCATgaggaatttaaaaatgaagttCTGCTGATTGCCAAACTTCAACATCGGAATCTGGTTAGACTTTTGGGTTATTGTGttgaaggagaagaaaagaTGTTAATCTATGAATACATGGCCAACAGAAGCTTAGATTCTTTCATATTTG ATAGAAGGCTGTGCATGATATTGGATTGGGACATGCGCTTTAACATCATTTTGGGAATTTCTCGAGGACTTCTCTATCTTCACCAAGATTCGAGGTTAAGAATTATTCACAGAGATTTGAAAACCAGCAACATTCTACTAGATGAAAAGATGAACCCCAAGATTTCAGACTTTGGTTTGGCAAGGATTTTTGGAGGCAATGAAACTGCAGAAAACACGAAAAGAGTAGTCGGAACCTA CGGCTATATGTCTCCAGAATATGCATTAGATGGGCTATTTTCAGTAAAGTCTGATGTCTTTAGCTTTGGTGTAGTTGTAATTGAAATTATCAGTGGAAAAAGGAACACAGGGTTTTACCAACCGGAGCAAGCTTTGAGTCTACTAGGCTAT ACATGGCATTTGTGGAAAGAAGACAGGGCCTTGGATTTAATTGAGGAGACATTAAGTGAAAGCTGCAAGAAAGAGGAGTATTTGAGGTGCATAACAGTGGGACTGTTATGTGTACAAGAGGACCCAAGTGACCGTCCGACCATGTCTCATGTAGTTTTCATGCTTGGCAGTGAAACCGCAACCCTTCCAACACCTAAACAACCAGCCTTTGTAGTTAGACGATGCCCTTCTAGCAAAGCTTCTTCTTCAAGTAAACCAGAAACTTGTTCCAACAATGAGCTGACTGTCACATTAGAAGATGGTCGATAG
- the LOC107416899 gene encoding calcium-binding protein KRP1, protein MADFEDLLPVIADKLGGEGLIKELCNGFQLLMDKDMGVITLESLRRNSALLGLQDLREDELVCMVREGDLDGDGVLNQMEFCVLMFRLSPDLMDESWYWLEQTLQLQEELGKRP, encoded by the coding sequence ATGGCAGATTTTGAAGATTTGCTTCCTGTAATTGCTGATAAACTTGGTGGGGAGGGCCTGATAAAGGAGCTCTGTAATGGGTTTCAGTTGCTGATGGACAAGGACATGGGTGTGATCACGCTGGAGAGCTTAAGGAGGAACTCTGCACTTCTGGGCCTTCAGGATTTGAGAGAGGATGAGCTTGTGTGCATGGTTCGAGAAGGTGATTTGGACGGTGATGGGGTTTTGAATCAGATGGAGTTCTGTGTTTTGATGTTCAGATTGAGCCCTGACTTGATGGATGAGTCTTGGTATTGGCTTGAACAGACTCTGCAACTGCAAGAGGAGCTCGGTAAGAGACCTTGA
- the LOC107416903 gene encoding C-type lectin receptor-like tyrosine-protein kinase At1g52310 isoform X1: MVAPQTQHLLLSVFVFFQLVNSFSSSFAGFLRSQKWFMISGVAMEVKIVAQQLALLLIASVLYDAYASDMILNKLIHRRLEASRSEGSKAPCPTGWTIGPSKSKCFGYIGTSLSWNGSETHCNSYGGHLAALAMSEELNFAENLCGKTTNGCWVGGRRVKSTFGLGWKWSDNTSQWNESIFSLVSLQSNCSSLSCHNNVSVDFCTLVINGSASLSGENCNNSREFICMVEIGNKCYHLHCHKEYLIILALVSGLILFTTLAVVIWLLAYKRSKKRRHSRKLTNSAALALVPLSWKVFPKDELRSITKNFSEGNRLLGDAKTGGTYCGLLPDGSRVAVKRLKRSSFQRKKEFYSEIGRVARLHHPNLVAVIGCCYNHGDRYIVYEFIVNGPLDKWLHHIPRGGRSLDWTMRMKIATTLAQGIAFLHDKVKPHVVHHDIRASNVLLDEEFGAHLMGVGLSKFVPYEVMHERTVMAGGTYGYLAPEFVYRNELTTKSDVYSFGVLLLEIVSGRRPAQAVDSVGWQSIFEWATPLVQAHRYPDLLDPHIISSSSVIPEAAIIQKVVDLVYACTQHVPSMRPRMSHVVHQLQQLANPPIVK; this comes from the exons ATGGTTGCGCCTCAGACCCAGCATTTGCTGctctctgtttttgttttcttccaaCTCGTTAATTCATTTTCTTCTAGTTTCGCAGGTTTTCTCCGCAGCCAAAA GTGGTTTATGATTTCAGG GGTTGCGATGGAAGTGAAAATTGTTGCTCAGCAATTGGCTTTGCTTTTGATTGCTAGTGTTTTATACGATGCATATGCTTCGGATATG ATTCTTAACAAGTTGATTCATAGGCGATTGGAAGCTTCTAGGAGTGAAGGAAGTAAAG CACCGTGCCCAACTGGTTGGACGATTGGTCCCAGTAAAAGCAAGTGCTTTGGTTATATTGGAACTTCCCTATCATGGAATGGGTCAGAGACCCATTGTAATAGTTATGGCGGACATTTAGCAGCATTGGCAATGTCTGAAGAACTAAACTTTGCTGAAAATTTATGTGGGAAAACCACTAATGGCTGCTGGGTTGGAGGAAGACGTGTCAAGTCCACTTTTGGCCTTGGTTGGAAGTGGTCGGATAATACTTCCCAGTGGAATGAGtctattttttctttggtgTCCCTCCAGTCCAATTGCAGTAGTTTGTCTTGTCACAACAATGTATCAGTTGATTTTTGTACATTGGTGATTAATGGATCTGCATCTCTCTCTGGTGAAAATTGCAATAACTCTCGTGAGTTTATATGCATGGTTGAAATAG GGAATAAGTGCTACCACTTGCATTGCCACAAAGAATATCTTATCATTCTAGCTCTTGTGAGTGGGTTGATCCTCTTCACAACTTTAGCTGTAGTCATTTGGCTTCTTGCATATAAGCGGAGCAAGAAGCGCAGACACTCTCGCAAACTAACTAACTCTGCAGCTTTGGCATTAGTTCCCCTGTCGTGGAAAGTTTTCCCAAAAGATGAACTTAGGTCAATTACAAAGAACTTCAGTGAGGGAAATCGTCTTCTTGGAGATGCCAAGACAGGTGGCACATATTGTGGACTTCTACCTGATGGTTCAAGGGTGGCGGTTAAGAGGTTAAAGAGGTCTAGTTTTCAGAGGAAAAAAGAGTTCTATTCTGAAATTGGAAGGGTTGCAAGGCTTCACCATCCAAATTTGGTTGCTGTGATAGGTTGCTGCTATAATCATGGTGACCGCTACATTGTCTATGAGTTTATAGTCAATGGGCCATTAGACAAATGGCTTCACCACATTCCAAGGGGTGGTCGGAGCTTAGATTGGACCATGAGAATGAAAATTGCCACTACTCTTGCTCAAGGAATTGC GTTTCTGCATGACAAGGTTAAACCACATGTTGTGCATCATGATATCCGTGCCAGTAATGTGCTGCTTGATGAAGAGTTTGGAGCACATCTAATGGGTGTTGGTCTCTCGAAATTTGTGCCCTATGAAGTAATGCATGAGAGAACAGTGATGGCAGGTGGCACATATGGATACCTAGCTCCTGAATTTGTCTACAGAAATGAGCTTACAACAAAGAGCGATGTATATAGTTTTGGTGTACTGCTGCTTGAAATTGTGAGTGGCCGTAGGCCTGCTCAGGCAGTGGATTCAGTTGGTTGGCAGAGTATCTTTGAATGGGCTACACCTCTGGTGCAAGCTCATCGGTACCCAGATCTCTTGGATCCTCACATAATATCATCTTCTTCTGTCATTCCAGAGGCTGCTATTATCCAGAAGGTGGTGGACCTTGTTTATGCCTGTACGCAGCATGTCCCATCTATGCGCCCCCGGATGTCTCATGTTGTTCATCAGTTACAACAGTTAGCCAATCCACCCATTGTAAAGTGA
- the LOC107416903 gene encoding C-type lectin receptor-like tyrosine-protein kinase At1g52310 isoform X2 codes for MVAPQTQHLLLSVFVFFQLVNSFSSSFAGFLRSQKVAMEVKIVAQQLALLLIASVLYDAYASDMILNKLIHRRLEASRSEGSKAPCPTGWTIGPSKSKCFGYIGTSLSWNGSETHCNSYGGHLAALAMSEELNFAENLCGKTTNGCWVGGRRVKSTFGLGWKWSDNTSQWNESIFSLVSLQSNCSSLSCHNNVSVDFCTLVINGSASLSGENCNNSREFICMVEIGNKCYHLHCHKEYLIILALVSGLILFTTLAVVIWLLAYKRSKKRRHSRKLTNSAALALVPLSWKVFPKDELRSITKNFSEGNRLLGDAKTGGTYCGLLPDGSRVAVKRLKRSSFQRKKEFYSEIGRVARLHHPNLVAVIGCCYNHGDRYIVYEFIVNGPLDKWLHHIPRGGRSLDWTMRMKIATTLAQGIAFLHDKVKPHVVHHDIRASNVLLDEEFGAHLMGVGLSKFVPYEVMHERTVMAGGTYGYLAPEFVYRNELTTKSDVYSFGVLLLEIVSGRRPAQAVDSVGWQSIFEWATPLVQAHRYPDLLDPHIISSSSVIPEAAIIQKVVDLVYACTQHVPSMRPRMSHVVHQLQQLANPPIVK; via the exons ATGGTTGCGCCTCAGACCCAGCATTTGCTGctctctgtttttgttttcttccaaCTCGTTAATTCATTTTCTTCTAGTTTCGCAGGTTTTCTCCGCAGCCAAAA GGTTGCGATGGAAGTGAAAATTGTTGCTCAGCAATTGGCTTTGCTTTTGATTGCTAGTGTTTTATACGATGCATATGCTTCGGATATG ATTCTTAACAAGTTGATTCATAGGCGATTGGAAGCTTCTAGGAGTGAAGGAAGTAAAG CACCGTGCCCAACTGGTTGGACGATTGGTCCCAGTAAAAGCAAGTGCTTTGGTTATATTGGAACTTCCCTATCATGGAATGGGTCAGAGACCCATTGTAATAGTTATGGCGGACATTTAGCAGCATTGGCAATGTCTGAAGAACTAAACTTTGCTGAAAATTTATGTGGGAAAACCACTAATGGCTGCTGGGTTGGAGGAAGACGTGTCAAGTCCACTTTTGGCCTTGGTTGGAAGTGGTCGGATAATACTTCCCAGTGGAATGAGtctattttttctttggtgTCCCTCCAGTCCAATTGCAGTAGTTTGTCTTGTCACAACAATGTATCAGTTGATTTTTGTACATTGGTGATTAATGGATCTGCATCTCTCTCTGGTGAAAATTGCAATAACTCTCGTGAGTTTATATGCATGGTTGAAATAG GGAATAAGTGCTACCACTTGCATTGCCACAAAGAATATCTTATCATTCTAGCTCTTGTGAGTGGGTTGATCCTCTTCACAACTTTAGCTGTAGTCATTTGGCTTCTTGCATATAAGCGGAGCAAGAAGCGCAGACACTCTCGCAAACTAACTAACTCTGCAGCTTTGGCATTAGTTCCCCTGTCGTGGAAAGTTTTCCCAAAAGATGAACTTAGGTCAATTACAAAGAACTTCAGTGAGGGAAATCGTCTTCTTGGAGATGCCAAGACAGGTGGCACATATTGTGGACTTCTACCTGATGGTTCAAGGGTGGCGGTTAAGAGGTTAAAGAGGTCTAGTTTTCAGAGGAAAAAAGAGTTCTATTCTGAAATTGGAAGGGTTGCAAGGCTTCACCATCCAAATTTGGTTGCTGTGATAGGTTGCTGCTATAATCATGGTGACCGCTACATTGTCTATGAGTTTATAGTCAATGGGCCATTAGACAAATGGCTTCACCACATTCCAAGGGGTGGTCGGAGCTTAGATTGGACCATGAGAATGAAAATTGCCACTACTCTTGCTCAAGGAATTGC GTTTCTGCATGACAAGGTTAAACCACATGTTGTGCATCATGATATCCGTGCCAGTAATGTGCTGCTTGATGAAGAGTTTGGAGCACATCTAATGGGTGTTGGTCTCTCGAAATTTGTGCCCTATGAAGTAATGCATGAGAGAACAGTGATGGCAGGTGGCACATATGGATACCTAGCTCCTGAATTTGTCTACAGAAATGAGCTTACAACAAAGAGCGATGTATATAGTTTTGGTGTACTGCTGCTTGAAATTGTGAGTGGCCGTAGGCCTGCTCAGGCAGTGGATTCAGTTGGTTGGCAGAGTATCTTTGAATGGGCTACACCTCTGGTGCAAGCTCATCGGTACCCAGATCTCTTGGATCCTCACATAATATCATCTTCTTCTGTCATTCCAGAGGCTGCTATTATCCAGAAGGTGGTGGACCTTGTTTATGCCTGTACGCAGCATGTCCCATCTATGCGCCCCCGGATGTCTCATGTTGTTCATCAGTTACAACAGTTAGCCAATCCACCCATTGTAAAGTGA